CAAATGAGGCCGATGAACAGCAAGAGCGAGAAACTAACGATAGTAATGAAAGGGCGTCCAAGAGAGAGGGTGTTTTGAGGCGAGACGAGGGAGGATTCTCTAAGAAAAACTTCGTGAGCTGAGTGAGGGAGAGTGCAAGAGCTAAgtgaaatgaagaaaattttcgAAAGTGCGAGAGGAGAGAGGGCTCTGAGAGGAGAATTCTTGCTTCTTGCTTCTGAGCAGAGAGTTTTTCATTCTTGCTTGTGAACAGAGAGCCTTCGACTGCGCTTCTGAGCCGAAGGCTCTGTAACGCTCGTGAAGGTGTTGTAGCGCCTGATTAAAGGCGCTGGAACGCCTTGAATGAGGTGGGGGTCCCCCTCCGCTCGGCAGTCATATTGCCGAACGGATAGGGGGTGACACCCACTCGGCATAATGAGtgccgagcgggtaggggccCCCTTGCCTATAGGGGAGAGTCCTAATCTACAACCCACTCGGCACTCAAAGTGCCGAGTGGGTGGGCTCGGCACCTAAGCCGCTGAGTGGGGGTCCGCTCGGCTTATAAAATGCCGAGTGGGACCCGGTCGGCACTATCACCGCCGAGCAGACCCCAAATTGGTAAATGCCTTTTTTCACCctattttggtattttttttttaatcccaatTTGGAAAAAAGGCCCCTATTTCGACCCGCATCAGGGGAATATATTGCCCGCCGAGTTCGGTGAATATGCAATTTTTTCTGTTCTGATATGAAAGAAAACATTCAGAGCCTTTTTCTCGCATACCAAGCAAGGCATCCACAAAGTGCTGCACCGCAGCACCGCGGTCTTCTTTTTTTAGCGTGTGCTCTCTGGCGATAGCTCGCACGGATCCCTCCGAGCAACATGTCTCCGCAACTCCTCTTAGTTCGGCCAAAAGCCCCGACCGAGCCACCGGACATGCTCCTAGACAAACAAGGAAAGCGATGCGCCTCGCCGGTTCACTTCGGCGACTGTTTCCTTGAACTCCAACCCTTGCTCAGTTGTCTCAAGCCCCCCGCCGTCACGAGCCTCTTCCCGAACACGAGCAGCGACACGCAATTAACCTTGACCGAGCCTAAGTAACGACCAAGCTGCTCCCCTGATCTTCATTACGGGTGCAATCTTGGAAAACGGATTCCGCCATGTTCCTGACTTCATCTTCTCTAATGGGCCTTAGAACTTCAATTCTCCTTGCAGAGAACAGCTCGAGGACACAGATTTTTCTGAACTCGGCCCATACAAGCCCCTTGCCATCTCTAGTAATCTTGACTGTAGACTCCATCCTGTGCCTGCTGGCCAATACTTGGTCATGATCTTTGAGGACTTCCTTGGCCAAATCAGGACTAGACAGGACAATGCTCAGCTTGGAACCGAGCCAAACCGACATGACAGGGCCGTAGAGCCACGACCACTCGGCGAAGCAGCTAGCTGCGGCCGCCTTGGGTTTGATTTGGTGTAAATTGCCTAGGAGTGGAAAAGGGTAAGGACCCGGTTGGGTGCCTCCTGGGCTTCCTCCATTGGCAAAGCTTGATGGCCAAGAAGATGGAGATGATGAGGACGAAGGGTTCATATGAATCCATTccgaaaaggaagagaaacgaTCAACACTTCCACTTATCTCACGTTTGACATTGAATTTGGAGCTATAGAAGGACTTTAAAATAAGTATgtgatttaaatttttcttggttaACAAATATAAAGGAAGTTGTATCACCTGCATGACTCCGCTCAAGCAAACATGCAAAAAGATCCGACCGGATCGGGAATCGGCTCCTAGGTGCGCCGGTCCAGTTCTTGGTTCTAGATATTGAACCGCCCATCCGGGTCGGATCaactatatgttttttttttattttatttcttaaaaaatttaaagaaactATTTATATTCATAATTATAACGGGTTCTTCTATGGATGGTTATGGAATGAAAGTGACTCGGTTCAAGGCTTTTCTCAAGTGTGAAATCATGCAAAAATGGTGGACTAAGTGAGGACGGCCATGCTCACACAATTTTAGAAGCCTCTTTTGTAGTGGGTTGATTCTTTTGCAGGTAAGGAGAAGTGTCATCCAACCTTGCTTTGAAAATGTAGCTGTGATGCAAAAGAGTGTATCCACTTTAACTGTAGCAGGATATGAAAAAGGTGCTAATAAGTATTTCAAGCACATGCAATCAGTTTCATTGAACCGCTCGGTTCTAGGCACTTCTGTGAGTCGGTCCAGAACCGATTGCCCTTGAAGTCATCCCCAAGTCTCTTGGGGTTCCAGGACCATGATTACGTGGCATATTCTCATTGGCTGTCCCTAACTTTGTTTGGATAAGATATTGATGTTCCATTCGGGAGTTTGCAACTTGCAGAGGTGGACCCcagaaaataaacataaaacaaGGATCATTGAAGATGACCAACCCTGTTCTCCCACGTGGATATCCGATGCCTATCTTTTCGTACCTCGAACATTATAATTCTAATTGATTAATATGAAGATAATTACAAAACTAAAGTTGCATAGGTTAACACAGGAAATGCATGGtatattttttcttataaatATTTGTATAATATATGTTGCGAATTTAAACGAGTTTAGTCTTATGCGCAAATTCATGATGTGATTCTAAACAAGTCAATGCCATAAACATGACTTGGATCTAGAGCATGCCATGGCAACGGTGAAAAAGATATCACCAACGTAATCCAGGTCTTAGACATGGTATGGTAAATGGCCATAACAGTATTCACgattgttttattttaaaaataatattttttgtgtaaatgtATGTATGTTTGTATGGAGAGAAAGATCTCACAAGTCGCAAAAATTGAATAGGGTTCCTTTGAGGGGGAAAATTAGCACATGGTTGTACTTGCGAAAACTTTCATATGTCCTCAAAACCTGGCTTTTTCATATGTTGAGGTAATTCTTATCGTGTGTCAAGTAGTATGAATTCATCTCTCAGAATACGGTAATACTTTAGGGTTTTGGTGAACGGAAAACATCTTATCACATGCAAAAACTTTCAGATATTCTTGAAACCCGACTTTTTCATACCCAGAAGGCAATTATTATCATGTGTCGAGTAACATGAATTCATGTATCAAAGAACACGATAATACTTTCGACCTGCTAATGGATCTTGATGGATGGAAAACATCGTGTTACACTAaaaacacactctctctctctgtcataAAGGTATTGGGCCTACACATCCTTTGGAAAGGAACCAAATATCCATAGGAGGTAGGGACCAATCGAGCAAGAGAAGCCCAAAATCATGTTCAAAGCACTTGAAATAGAAGCATAATCCTAATGAGGATATCTAAATAGTCATGAGAGTTACATGAAAGGGATATTTCCCCATAGGGCCATGCCAAAAAACCAAGTTAAAAACGAAGTTGATGGGACGCAAGAGGCTGGCTATTCTAGCTAATATCCATTCTTGTGGCTGTTTTCTATTCTTTGTGACGTCAGCCCTAGCTCCATTTGGAGGCATCAAAGATTCCGACCGCCTAAATATTTCCCTCAACGTGACGTTTGATCCAATCAGCAACAGTTTCTCATGAAGCTGGCCATGTTGGTAAAGTAGACGCCTAAATATAGTCTTGCGTATTTATAGTGCGCACAAACCGAGGCCAATTCCAGCACATTGTAATTTCTCTTTTGGTTCATTTGGTTTTGCAAATTTTGTATATTTAACTTCTTAAGAaacttccaagaaaatattttcgttttcagtttttcacttttctcaaATAACCCGCCTCGACAAGAAATATCCGTTACGTATAACAATTATTAAAGGAACGTCACCTAAGTCTAAAGATATTAATGGTATTGAGCTTTTCGGGTCGGACCACTTTGTCGTTTGGAATTGACTCGAGATCAGTGAAAGACGCCCGTCAATCGTTACGAAAACAGATTTCGTCGTATTGGAACTAATTAATTTAATGTGGAGATATTCCTCTTTCAATCAAGGACAAGTGAACCATTTTTTCAGCTCCAAAGTGCCATTTCGGCTTTAGCGAGTACTGAATATGGGGTTGAGGTCAAGCTTTGGCCCATATGTAAGGCTCACAAAGTCTACTCTAATTAATCTCCGACATGAGTTGGGTCCCAataaaaatctcatttaattGGGTTTTTGGAGTTGATCTCGTGGAACTAATTACATGTTCTTGCCGAAAGTGAAAGGTACGCAAGTAACTCGACTGGTTGGAGAGGGGAGCCGTGAAAGAAAAGGATTTTTAAAAGTGGATTATCTCAATGAAATCGAATATTTGCCTGAAGAACAAAAGATCCCAGTTACTGATATCCCTCTATATCTATAACCTCTTATACATACCTTCTCTCGGAAAGTAAAGCAATTGGTTAGTCCCCAAAGATCTCCGAACATTAAGAAGCTCGTTCAAGCCTTCAAGTTTGACCAGTATCTTGTTCCAACCACCGACCAAGAATACTTGGTTTCACTCTATTTTCCAACCGAGGATGCCTTTGATACTATTCTTATTTCACACGATCCAAGATCTTCCATAACGTTGGTGTGATTCGGTTTGAGCAAGAGATCCTGACGCGATACATATTCGTAACGAAAATAGAGGGTTAACATTACGAAAAACCTAAAACGGATACATAAGTAACCTATATAtcccaaatcaatttttttaccatcgaAAATATTAaatcggtacacctatgacGAATTTATCATCTGTTAGCTACTGTTATTTGCagttaaattgttgagttagatgacacgtagTAATTGACGGGTGTATTAgcttggggtttttaccctccgGTTGTCTCAAATGTAccgatttgtgattttttgtggtattaacccaatagaacggaaactaacggatagtaaatttgtcatgggtGTACCATTTTATCGTTTTTAGTgatcaagaaattgattttgagtaaatttgtcacaagtgtatcagtttgggatttctcgtgatattaaccctaaacatTAATACGAGGCACCATGTGTCAGCTTTAAGCGAAGcaaataatgtacaatcaatCATATTGCTGTCAAACTTACGACTCAGAGACAAAAATAGGGACAAAAGACGAAGATGGTTGGATCAAAATTAAAGTGAGAGATTGACACGAGAAAACATGATGAAGAGTTCACAACTCGGATTGCTGGGGGAAACAAGGAGAGGACTTGGTCTATCTCGCTGGCAACACAAGCTGAACCACAAActcctcctttcattttcccttttcctttctttttctcttgggCAATTCACTATGCTCTCTCAGACGATTCAATAATGCAAAAAgtcatcaatttttgaaatcttcgCTTGTATGTTGGTACCAGtctatccatctctctctctctctctctctctctctcatatctgGAATACACTCACCCAACAGACAGCTCTTCCCGGCAATCCAGCCATTAATGGAGCTCATAGTACCCTCTCTTCCCCCCAAAAGAaccaagaaaatcaagaaaaaggcTGACGAAAGAGAAGAACTGAAGTCCGAGGTCAACATAGGAATTGACAGGAACCCTAGCTCTATAAACTTCTATGCTTCAGCAGCCTCCGTTTGTcatctaattgagtcaattataAAGAAATCACCCTTTTAGGGTTTCAAGAGCCCTTTTAAGTGCATTATAAACTTCGAGAACAAGAGTCCACTTATGCCCTAAGACTTGGTTGGGCTTCATGTCCGAATATATGTAAATGGGAAAACGAGGGAGTGTGCGAGAGAAAGGAGGGAAGGTAAGATGTCGATGTCAGAATGGGCACAAGGGAGCTGAAGCTTGTGGTCTCAGAAAAGGCAGGCATTGACTAACTTCTGGTCCACAAGCCTCGGCCAAGCTGGTCCACATTCGCCTCATGAATTGGGGGTAGTTTTCCGCAGACCAaatgctcctctctctctctctctctctctctctctctaagttgtCACTTGTTACATAGCATCCACACACACTTCCCCCACTAGGACTTGCCACGTTTTCGAAAATCTATTTATGAGAAAAGGCACAATATCCCACAAGTGCAAGGGAAAATTATTTCCATCAATTCAGTCgtcaatctttcaattttacaaattgaatcctaaaattttttagactTTATCAATTGAgaccatccgatcaattttagctgaaaatctcTAACTTGAATGCTAGACTTCTTATATGACACAATCGATATTGACGTGAAaaattctttataatttttttaaaaaattcattggttttttaaaaaaaa
The genomic region above belongs to Rhodamnia argentea isolate NSW1041297 chromosome 6, ASM2092103v1, whole genome shotgun sequence and contains:
- the LOC115727524 gene encoding cytochrome P450 98A2-like, whose amino-acid sequence is MNPSSSSSPSSWPSSFANGGSPGGTQPGPYPFPLLGNLHQIKPKAAAASCFAEWSWLYGPVMSVWLGSKLSIVLSSPDLAKEVLKDHDQVLASRHRMESTVKITRDGKGLVWAEFRKICVLELFSARRIEVLRPIREDEVRNMAESVFQDCTRNEDQGSSLVVT